The Streptomyces sp. V3I7 genome segment TCGGCACCCAGGTCGTGCACAGCCACGTCAAGCGCCCCCTGGAGCTCAGCAGCCTCTACGACGACCTGGAGGCGGCGGGCCAGCGCCCCGCGACCACGGTCCTCGTCAACACCGTCGTCCCGGCCTCCGCCGAGGTCGCCACCGCGCTCGCGGTCGCCGAGGGCAGCGAGGTCCACCGCGTCGAGCGGCTGCGGCTGGCGCACGGCGAGCCGATGGCGTACCTCATCAACCACCTGCCGCCCGGGCTGGTCGAACTGGACACCGCGCAGCTGGAGGCGACCGGCCTGTACCGGCTGATGCGCGCCGCCGGGATCACCCTGCACAGCGCCCGCCAGTCCATCGGCGCCCGCGGCGCCACGGCCAGGGAGGCGGAGCGGCTCGCCGAGGCCGAGGGCGCCCCGCTGCTCACCATGCGGCGCACCACCTTCGACGACACCGGACGCGCCGTCGAGCTGGGCGAGCACGTCTACCGCCCGGCGCGCTACTCCTTCGACTTCCAGCTCCTCGTACGGCCCTGAGCGTCCGGTCAGCCCGCTGAGCGCGGCCTCTGTGCGCCCGGTCGACCGTACGTTTCGTTCGTCAGGATGTCCGGACAATATGACCGACGAACCCGCCCCGGGTGCGGCATATGCCACCCCTGTGTCCGACAATGGGATGTTCGGGACTGCTGAGTCGATCACCAGACCCCTGCGTACGTCAGAGCACAGCAAGAAGGGCACGGCCTCGTGACACGGTTTCGAACCTGGGTTGGCATCGCGGTGACGGGGGCGCTGAGCCTGGCCTGTCTGTCGCTCTCCGGGTGCAGCAGCACGGGCGGCAAGCGGGCCGAGGACGCCCGCAAGGCCGCAGTCGCCCAGGGGAAGGCGGCCGTGACCACGCCGCGCTGGACGTTCGCGATGATCACGCACTCCGGGGACGGCGACACCTTCTGGGACATCGTGCAGAGCGGAGCCGAGGACGCCGCCCGCAAGGACAACATCAACTTCCTCTACTCGCACGACGACGAGGCCCAGCAGCAGGCGCAGCTCGTGGACGCCGCCGTCGACAAGAAGGTCGACGGCATCATCGTCTCCCTCGCCAAGCCCGACGCCATGAAGGCGGCCGTCGCCCGCGCCGAGAAGGCCGGCATCCCGGTGATCACGGTGAACTCCGGCTCCGCCGAGTCCAAGGCCTTCGGCGCGCTCACGCACGTCGGCCAGGACGAGACCATCGCCGGCGAGGCCGTCGGCGAGGAGCTGAACAAGCGCGGCAGGAAGAAGGCGATCTGCGTCCTGCACGAGCAGGGCAACGTCGGTCACGAGCAGCGCTGCGCGGGCGTGAGGAAGACCTTCGACGGCATGGTGGAGAACCTCTACGTCAACGGCACCAGCATGCCCGACGTGCAGTCCGCCGTCGGCGCCAAGCTCCAGACCGACAAGTCCGTCGACGCCGTCGTCACGCTCGGCGCGCCCTACGCCGACACCGCGGTGAAGGCGAAGAACGACGCGGGCAGCAAGGCCGAGGTCGACACCTTCGACCTCAACGCCAAGGTCGTCTCCGAGCTGAAGGACGGCACCCTCGGCTTCGCCGTCGACCAGCAGCCGTACCTCCAGGGCTACCAGGCGGTCGACCTGCTGTGGCTGTACAAGTACAACCACGATGTCCTCGGCGGCGGCCGGCCGGTGCTCACCGGCCCGCAGATCATCACCAAGGACCAGGCGCCCGCGCTGGAGTCGTTGACGCAGCGGGGCACCCGATGAGCGCCGCCCCCGCCCCCGCCTCCACCGACACCGCGTCCCCGGCCGCCACCGACGAGCGGCTGACGAAGGCGTCCTGGCTGCGCAAGCTGCTGGGCCGTCCCGAGCTGGGCTCGATCGTCGGCGCCATCGCGGTCTTCGCCTTCTTCGCCTTCGCCGCCGGCAGCTTCCTGCACCCGGCGAGCCTGAGCACCGTCCTGTACGCGTCCTCGACGATCGGCATCATGGCGGTCCCGGTCGCGCTGCTGATGATCGGCGGCGAGGTCGACCTGTCCTCGGGTGTGCTGGTGACGTCGTCGGCGCTGATCTCGTCGATGTTCAGCTACCAGATGACGGCGAACGTCTGGGTGGGCGTAGGCGTCTCGCTCCTGACCACCCTCGCGATCGGCGCCTTCAACGGCTTCGTGGTCACCCGCACCAAGCTGCCCAGCTTCATCATCACGCTGGGCACCTTCCTGATCCTGACCGGCCTGAACCTCGGCCTGACCAAGCTGATCGACGGCACCGTCTCCACCAAGTCGATCGCCGACATGGAGGGCTTCCCGACGGCCCATGACGTCTTCGCCTCGACCCTCACCGTCGGCGGCGTCGACTTCAAGATCACCATCCTGTGGTGGCTCGCCCTGGTCGCCCTCGGCTCCTGGATCCTGCTGCGCACGCGCGCGGGCAACTGGATCTTCGCCGTCGGCGGCAACGAGGACGCGGCCCGCGCGGTCGGCGTCCCGGTCGCGAGGACCAAGATCGGCCTGTACATGGGCGTGGCGCTCGGCGCCTGGATCTCCGGCCAGCACCTGCTCTTCTCGTACGACGTCGTCCAGTCCGGCGAGGGCGTCGGCAACGAGCTGATCTACATCATCGCGGCCGTCATCGGCGGCTGCCTGATGACCGGCGGGTACGGCAGCGCGGTCGGCTCGGCGATCGGCGCGCTGATCTTCGGCATGACCAGCAAGGGCATCGTCTTCGCCGAGTGGAACCCCGACTGGTTCAAGTTCTTCCTCGGAGCGATGCTGCTCCTCGCGACCCTGCTCAACGCCTGGGTCCGTAAACGCGCGGAGGCGACGAAGTGACGGACGAGACCATGCGGCGTACGGCGCTCGTCGAGCTGTCCGACGTCAGCAAGCACTACGGCAATGTGCGCGCCCTCGAAGGTGTCTCCCTGGAGGTCAACGCGGGCGAGATCACCTGCGTCCTGGGCGACAACGGCGCGGGCAAGTCGACCCTGATCAAGATGATCGCCGGACTGCACCAGCACGACGGCGGCACCCTGCGCATCGAGGGCGAGGAGACCCGGCTCGGCTCCCCGCGCGAGGCCCTGGACCGCGGCATCGCCACGGTCTACCAGGACCTCGCGGTCGTGCCGCTCATGCCGGTGTGGCGCAACTTCTTCCTCGGCTCCGAGCCCCGCAAGGGTTTCGGCCCCTTCAAGCGCATGGACGTCGACTTCATGCGCCGCACCGCCCGCGCCGAACTGCTGCGCATGGGCATCGACCTGCGCGACGTGGACCAGCCCATCGGCACCCTGTCCGGCGGCGAGCGCCAGTGCGTGGCCATCGCGCGCGCGGTGTACTTCGGCGCGAAGGTCCTGGTGCTGGACGAGCCGACGGCGGCCCTCGGCGTGAAGCAGTCCGGTGTGGTCCTGAAATATGTGGCGGCGGCACGTGACCAGGGTC includes the following:
- a CDS encoding GntR family transcriptional regulator; the protein is MNPTHSLDLSVDRSSPVPLYFQLSQQLESAVEHGDLAPGSLLGNEIELAARLGLSRPTVRQAIQTLVDKGLLVRRRGVGTQVVHSHVKRPLELSSLYDDLEAAGQRPATTVLVNTVVPASAEVATALAVAEGSEVHRVERLRLAHGEPMAYLINHLPPGLVELDTAQLEATGLYRLMRAAGITLHSARQSIGARGATAREAERLAEAEGAPLLTMRRTTFDDTGRAVELGEHVYRPARYSFDFQLLVRP
- a CDS encoding sugar ABC transporter substrate-binding protein, whose protein sequence is MTRFRTWVGIAVTGALSLACLSLSGCSSTGGKRAEDARKAAVAQGKAAVTTPRWTFAMITHSGDGDTFWDIVQSGAEDAARKDNINFLYSHDDEAQQQAQLVDAAVDKKVDGIIVSLAKPDAMKAAVARAEKAGIPVITVNSGSAESKAFGALTHVGQDETIAGEAVGEELNKRGRKKAICVLHEQGNVGHEQRCAGVRKTFDGMVENLYVNGTSMPDVQSAVGAKLQTDKSVDAVVTLGAPYADTAVKAKNDAGSKAEVDTFDLNAKVVSELKDGTLGFAVDQQPYLQGYQAVDLLWLYKYNHDVLGGGRPVLTGPQIITKDQAPALESLTQRGTR
- a CDS encoding ABC transporter permease; protein product: MSAAPAPASTDTASPAATDERLTKASWLRKLLGRPELGSIVGAIAVFAFFAFAAGSFLHPASLSTVLYASSTIGIMAVPVALLMIGGEVDLSSGVLVTSSALISSMFSYQMTANVWVGVGVSLLTTLAIGAFNGFVVTRTKLPSFIITLGTFLILTGLNLGLTKLIDGTVSTKSIADMEGFPTAHDVFASTLTVGGVDFKITILWWLALVALGSWILLRTRAGNWIFAVGGNEDAARAVGVPVARTKIGLYMGVALGAWISGQHLLFSYDVVQSGEGVGNELIYIIAAVIGGCLMTGGYGSAVGSAIGALIFGMTSKGIVFAEWNPDWFKFFLGAMLLLATLLNAWVRKRAEATK
- a CDS encoding ATP-binding cassette domain-containing protein, with protein sequence MRRTALVELSDVSKHYGNVRALEGVSLEVNAGEITCVLGDNGAGKSTLIKMIAGLHQHDGGTLRIEGEETRLGSPREALDRGIATVYQDLAVVPLMPVWRNFFLGSEPRKGFGPFKRMDVDFMRRTARAELLRMGIDLRDVDQPIGTLSGGERQCVAIARAVYFGAKVLVLDEPTAALGVKQSGVVLKYVAAARDQGLGVVLITHNPHHAYLVGDRFVLLKRGAMVGSHTRDAITLEELTRQMAGGNDLDDLRHELQRG